A genome region from Zootoca vivipara chromosome 11, rZooViv1.1, whole genome shotgun sequence includes the following:
- the LOC132592790 gene encoding uncharacterized protein LOC132592790 isoform X1 has product MNDPKLSPLHIPISVLPIRWWFPVFSRHPSSHTNTHTPQELELPASESLSPLISSRIRCLRRLFRRCHRVAPQQSPEQPVAPALRFHIPSPGLLEDEQFYILGVIRSCQAAELRGLRTLKCSKQETAKAILDILGPLEHFRDCPLTLALALEALLQLSTMRPKFSCDMISAILHRTMEAVLQGPEKEEEREELKRHFRLLLGSLLMEAPNPGTLLQLLSDLRGYALGESGEAQQLAASSISLLLAVARKFPHLRMTVVRPDLACFRLKPEEGEPHTLETANYLVPYLPKTHL; this is encoded by the exons ATGAATGACCCAAAGCTCTCCCCTCTCCACATACCTATTTCTGTTCTGCCCATTCGGTGGTGGTTCCCTGTCTTCTCCAGacacccctcctcacacacaaacacacacacaccccaagaattGGAGCTGCCGGCATCTGAGTCGCTCTCTCCGCTCATCTCTTCTAGGATCAGGTGCTTAAGGCGCCTGTTCCGGCGCTGCCACAGGGTGGCCCCCCAGCAAAGCCCAGAGCAGCCCGTGGCACCAG CTCTGCGGTTCCACATCCCTTCCCCAGGG ctgctcGAGGATGAGCAATTCTACATCCTCGGGGTCATCAGGAGTTGCCAGGCAGCTGAGCTCAGGGGGCTGcgaaccctgaagtgctccaagcaggagacggccaaagccattctg GATATCTTGGGGcccttggagcacttcagggatTGCCCCCTGACCCTGGCCCTTGCCTTGGAGGCCCTCCTCCAGCTAAG TACCATGAGGCCCAAATTCAGCTGTGACATGATCAGTGCGATCCTCCATAGGACCATGGAGGCAGTTCTTCAGGgcccagaaaaggaggaggaaagagag GAGCTGAAGCGCCACTTCCGTCTCCTCCTTGGAAGTCTCCTTATGGAAGCCCCCAATCCTGGCACCCTCCTGCAACTTTTAAGT gacCTGCGAGGATACgccctgggggaaagtggggaggctCAACAACTAGCGGCCAGCAGCATTTCATTGCTGCTGGCCGTTGCCCGGAAATTCCCCCACCTCCGA atgaCGGTAGTTCGGCCGGACCTGGCCTGCTTCCGCCTGAAGCCAGAAGAAGGTGAGCCCCACACCTTGGAGACAGCAAACTACCTTGTCCCTTATTTGCCCAAGACCCACCTCTGA
- the LOC132592790 gene encoding uncharacterized protein LOC132592790 isoform X2 has protein sequence MNDPKLSPLHIPISVLPIRWWFPVFSRHPSSHTNTHTPQELELPASESLSPLISSRIRCLRRLFRRCHRVAPQQSPEQPVAPALRFHIPSPGLLEDEQFYILGVIRSCQAAELRGLRTLKCSKQETAKAILDILGPLEHFRDCPLTLALALEALLQLSTMRPKFSCDMISAILHRTMEAVLQGPEKEEEREELKRHFRLLLGSLLMEAPNPGTLLQLLSDLRGYALGESGEAQQLAASSISLLLAVARKFPHLRMTVVRPDLACFRLKPEEDDIIIEDI, from the exons ATGAATGACCCAAAGCTCTCCCCTCTCCACATACCTATTTCTGTTCTGCCCATTCGGTGGTGGTTCCCTGTCTTCTCCAGacacccctcctcacacacaaacacacacacaccccaagaattGGAGCTGCCGGCATCTGAGTCGCTCTCTCCGCTCATCTCTTCTAGGATCAGGTGCTTAAGGCGCCTGTTCCGGCGCTGCCACAGGGTGGCCCCCCAGCAAAGCCCAGAGCAGCCCGTGGCACCAG CTCTGCGGTTCCACATCCCTTCCCCAGGG ctgctcGAGGATGAGCAATTCTACATCCTCGGGGTCATCAGGAGTTGCCAGGCAGCTGAGCTCAGGGGGCTGcgaaccctgaagtgctccaagcaggagacggccaaagccattctg GATATCTTGGGGcccttggagcacttcagggatTGCCCCCTGACCCTGGCCCTTGCCTTGGAGGCCCTCCTCCAGCTAAG TACCATGAGGCCCAAATTCAGCTGTGACATGATCAGTGCGATCCTCCATAGGACCATGGAGGCAGTTCTTCAGGgcccagaaaaggaggaggaaagagag GAGCTGAAGCGCCACTTCCGTCTCCTCCTTGGAAGTCTCCTTATGGAAGCCCCCAATCCTGGCACCCTCCTGCAACTTTTAAGT gacCTGCGAGGATACgccctgggggaaagtggggaggctCAACAACTAGCGGCCAGCAGCATTTCATTGCTGCTGGCCGTTGCCCGGAAATTCCCCCACCTCCGA atgaCGGTAGTTCGGCCGGACCTGGCCTGCTTCCGCCTGAAGCCAGAAGAAG ATGACATCATCATAGAAGATATATAG